A window of Micromonospora eburnea genomic DNA:
TCCGAAACGACGGGAACCCGCCACCGAACGGCGGCGGGAAACACTCGGCTGCCGGCAGTCCCGGCAGCGGTCCTGATCCGGGGCCAGCGGGGCGAGGCGCCCGCAGCGGTCGCAGTCGCGCCACACGGCGCTGCTCTTGGTCGTAATCCGCACGGCGGCGGCGATGCTCACGGTCATGACAGGTCACCTCTCCCCAGCTCGAATCAGGTCGGACGAACGAGCCGGGGCGCGGCCAACACCAGCCGCGCCCCGGGGGTGAAACAAGGCCCGAACAACAGCCGGGCCGGATGTAGGACCGGACACCACGTAGGGCACCGGCCAAGAAGTCGTGCTGGCGCCGCCACGCACGTCCGTCTCCCGACGGTCGGGGGTAGAGCGCCTGACCGTTCGCTGTGCAGTCCGGTCAACGCTGCCTCTGTGCAGTTATCAAGTGGAGCCATGCGCCACGGCGGTCCAGCAGATTCACGAGCGGCGCAGCCGAAGCCACCTCCGCCGGCTGTGGATTCGCCAGCATGCTAGTGATTCCTAGCTCTGGTCCTCTGAAGGACTAGATGCCCACAGCCTAGTGACGGAAGGCTCTGTGTCAAGAGCTTCAGAGGACCGTAAGATTGGGATCGACCCGACGCGAGAGGTAGGACCATGGCAACGAAGTACGACCGGATTGCCGCTGACCTGCGAGAACAGATCGTCGGCGGGACACTCCACCCCGGGCAGCAACTGCCGCCAGAAACGACCTTGCGAGATCACTACAGGGTCAGCCTGGTCACCATGCGCCGCGCCCTGGACGAGCTGGCGGCGGAAGGCTTGATCGAGAAGCGTCACGGGTACGGCACGTTCGTACGCAAGCCGCGTCAGCGCGTAGTACGCGACGCAACGCGCCACCAGTGGGAGAAAGACCGGGCACGGCTATCACACGGCGAGCGCTTCGGAACGGGAGCTACCGAGCGAGACACCGGGCTCGAAATGAAAGACCTTGACTTCCGAGCTGACTACGCGATCGTGCCGGCCGATAAAGAGTCAGCTCAGATATTCGGCGTACCGGCGGGAACGAAGCTGCTAAAGCGTGTCTACCGAACAAAGCCGAAGAGTGAAGAGTATCCGCTCGGACTGGGGCATTCTCTGCTTGTCCACGACGTCGTGGCAAAAAATCCCGATCTGCTCGATTCCGGAAATGAGCCCTGGCCAGGTGGCACGCAGGCGCAGCTATATACGCTTGGGATTGAGCTAGGACATATCAAGGAAGAGATCATTGCTCGGCCACCATCGGCCAGCGAAGCCGAACAGCTCGGAATCGACTCCGGCGTCTCAGTGTTTGACCTGCGCAAGATTTCTTTCGACATCAACGGCAGAGTGGTCGAGATTGCCAACACCGTGCTTGCCGGAGATCGAACCCAGCTCGTTTACACCATCAACCTGGACAGGTGGCAGTAATGGCCGAAAAAGTGATCTCAGTAATTACGCCCGTCTACCCTCCTAATTCCGCCCATCTAGCAGAGGCGGGCACGTCACTGTACTCCCAGAAGCTTCCTGCGGGGTGGCGCTGGGAATGGCTAGTCCAGATTGACGGCGACGAGGGCGAGGTGTCGCTACCTGCGGACACCCGCATTAAGGTGGCAAGGAATCGTCATGCCGGCCCAGCGGTGGCACGAACGCTAGCCCTGGCAAAGAGCGTCGGCAGTCTCATCAAGTCCTTTGACGCAGACGACCTGCTGACCGAGGGGGCTCTAGAGAGAGACATCCGGGTCCTCGAAAACAATCCTGAGGTGGGCTGGACCGTCTCTAGCGCTACCGATCTAATGCCCGATGGCTCCC
This region includes:
- a CDS encoding GntR family transcriptional regulator yields the protein MATKYDRIAADLREQIVGGTLHPGQQLPPETTLRDHYRVSLVTMRRALDELAAEGLIEKRHGYGTFVRKPRQRVVRDATRHQWEKDRARLSHGERFGTGATERDTGLEMKDLDFRADYAIVPADKESAQIFGVPAGTKLLKRVYRTKPKSEEYPLGLGHSLLVHDVVAKNPDLLDSGNEPWPGGTQAQLYTLGIELGHIKEEIIARPPSASEAEQLGIDSGVSVFDLRKISFDINGRVVEIANTVLAGDRTQLVYTINLDRWQ
- a CDS encoding glycosyltransferase produces the protein MAEKVISVITPVYPPNSAHLAEAGTSLYSQKLPAGWRWEWLVQIDGDEGEVSLPADTRIKVARNRHAGPAVARTLALAKSVGSLIKSFDADDLLTEGALERDIRVLENNPEVGWTVSSATDLMPDGSLVSFPESDPPEGIMARGSIFDYWRTHDHRPPVVPGTMCIRRDLLVGLGGWMALPASEDTGLLIAANILSPGYFITETGLLYRKWPSQSTAQAAHADEAERQARFAVIESRAQALLAMQGE